AGGGGTGCTCACGTGTGCGCACTCACAGGCCCTGGCCGCCTGCTGTCGGCGCTGCCGCTTGTCCTTCGAGGTCCATCTTGGACTCCCGTGTGCTCTCATTTGGTGTACTCTGATTGGCTAGTTTTTTCTTCGTTTTTACTGTATATTTATAGTAATAAAATCATGCAGCAATACCGTGCGCTCCCCCTGGGCACTGCACCGTGGGCCAGAGGCGGGATGGCGGACTGGGTGGCGGCCACTCCTGCCCCTGACAGCCTGCGGCCCTGCGTGTGAGCAGTGGTGACGGTGCGGGTTGGGAGCGAGCGGGGTGAGGGCGGAGACAGTGGCTGTCACACCCAGCAGTGAGGACCCATCATCCTGGGCCGTGGCTCTCGGGTGGGTGCCGAGGGCGCCCGGGGCTGTGGCTGTGCATGTCGTTCCCCAGCCCCTCTTGCCCGCTGGTCACCCGGGTGTCTGTCGTGGGTGTGCTGGGTGCCAGCAGAGGGCACAGTCGGGCTGGGCCTGGCACTTGGTTGACAGGTGGTCAGTGTGAGTCTCTCGAGGATGGCGCAGTGTTAGGGTGGTGAGGTGAGGTCACAGAGGGACCTAAacaggtggccagggagggctTCTCAGAGGAGACATTGAATCCAGGCCTGGGGcaaaggccaggaggcaggagtgagCCTGGTGGGTGTGCAGGGGAAGGGCAGGAGACTGCTGGAGCAGCTGGTGGCATCTTTAACAGGGCTCAGAACTTTCTAGAGCCAAACCCGGGCAGGCCCGTGGAGAGGGGACTGGAGAGCAGGTCAGGCTGCCCGCGGTTGGGTCTGGAGGCTGGAGCCCAGTGCTCAGCCGCGCTCCCTTGCTGGGGGAGTGGCCTCAGGCCGCAGGGCCCCCTCGCTGGCCCGGCTCCCTCGTGCAGGCAGTAAGGGCCGCTGTCCCGACGGCAGCTGACACCCGGGTCTGGTACAATCCGTGGGGTCGCTGGGTTCTTAGGCGAGCTGAGCCGGCCCTGTCACCCGGGTCCCTGGTGCCCCGGCCTGAGCCTGGGCTTGGTGTCCGGGGCGCGCCCCCGTGGGTGAGGGACTGTCCCTTTGCGGTCCTTTCCCCAGGGTGCATCACTACCCCGGAATCCCGGCTTCCCCCGTTTCCCGGGCGCCTCAGGTTTCTGGCGGGTCCTCGCAGATCCTTCCCCGGGCAGTCGTGCCCACCACGGGGAGGACAGTGGCCTCGGGGCCTGGGATGTGGTCCTCCCCCAGGGAACTCGGGGTGAACGCTGCAGGCCCTTCCCCGGCATAGCTGGGTGCCCCTCTGCTGTGGGCCCGGGAGCAGACCGTGGGATCCCGGCTGCCACCGGCCGCTGGGTGCTGGGCACAGGCTCTGCTGGCCCTCGGGCTCCGGCAGGGCGGCAGAGTGGCCAGGATGTGCGTGCAGGCCCCAGCCGAGCCGCGAGCCCGGAAGCACCAACTCGTGCGGGCGCTGTCGCGGGTCGGGGCGGGCTCGCACGGAGAAACCAGCGTATAGGTACCATCGAGAGTGACCCAGCCGTCGGACTTCCTGCTGTCCCCCGGGACGCCCAGAGATGTTCGTCGCGGACGGTCGGAACCCGAAACTCGCAGGCGCGGAGTCCTGCTCGCCAGGTACTCGTAACCTTGGTCCGGCGCGCTGCATCCTGGGAGTTGTAGTTTTCGGAGGCGGGGGGAGTTAGTGCGTGTTCGGGTAGGCGGTGCCGCCGGGCGGGCGCGTACCTATTGGATGGAGACTGGCGTGCACCGCCCCCTGCTTTTGCACACCGCCCGCTCCGCCTCCCAACGACGCGTCGAGAGCCGCGATGGGTTATGCCCGGACGCGCGTCAGCGATTGGTGGGAAGGCGGGGTCGAGGCGCGCGGCTGCCCGCGGATTGGCGGGACGCCGCGGGGGCAGGACCGCGCATGCACTTaagcggcggcggcgggccggggtgggggttgCGCCAAGATGTCGACGGCGGCGGTGCCAGAGTTGAAGCAGATCAGCAGGGAGGAGGCGATGCGCCTGGGGCCGGGCTGGAGCCACTCGTGCCACGCCATGCTGTACGCAGCTAACCCCGGGCAGCTGTTCGGCCGCATCCCCATGCGCTTCTCGGTGTTGGTGAGGACGCGGGccgcggggctgggccgggggcgcCGCGCCCACCCCGCGCCCGTGACCCGGCGCTCTCTTTGCAGATGCAGATGCGCTTCGACGGGCTGCTGGGCTTCCCCGGGGGCTTCGTGGACCGGCGCTTCTGGTCGCTGGAGGACGGACTGAACCgggtgctgggcctgggcctgggctgcctgCGCCTCACCGAGGCCGACTACCTGAGCTCGCACCTGACCGAGGGCCCGCACCGCGTCGTGGCGCACCTGTACGCGCGGCAGCTGACGCTGGAGCAGCTGCACGCCGTggagatcagcgcggtgcactcgCGCGACCACGGCCTGGAGGTGGGGCCGCCGCCCGGGCCCCGTCCTCCGCCCTGGGGTTTGGCTCTGGCCCCGCGGAAGGCACCGATGGGTAACACGTCCCCGAGGGTCCCCTGGCCGGGCTGGGTGGGCTGTCGCTGTCTCcagcagtggggtggggagagggtctGGGGTCGGGAGCCGGGGGAAGGAGGGCCGGGACTGGGGCTCCCTCAGGGCTGTGTTACATCCGCCTTGCTGCCTGCCACTGCCAATCctaggagggggagaggggtgatggggcgggggggggggggagggagggggcggaggCCCGACCTTGGGGAGGCGGGGCCTACAGGGCTTGGGGGGTCATGGGTTGGGGAAGGTGGCGAGGGCTCTGGGGGTGCGGGTGCACGTGGGTGGAGCATGGGGCGAGCATGGGGCGGGCCGGCCTGGGGCCCGAGGCTGCACTGCTTTCAGGGCGCTGGCCGGCCTCTGCCTCGCCAGACCCTGCCTGGGTCTCCATTTTGCCCCAGGCACACCTGGCTGCTGCGCCCCGGGGCTAGCTGCTGACACCCCCCCTCCCACCGCCAGGGCTGTGCTGTCCGTGTCGaggtcctggcctcagccctggctccccGCCTGTGCAGGTGCTGGGCCTTGTGCGCGTGCCCCTGTACACTCAGAAGGACCGTGTCGGCGGCTTCCCCAACTTCCTGAGCAACGCGTTCGTCAGCACCgccaagtgccagctgctcttcgCCCTCAAGGTGCTCAACATGATGCCGCAGGAGAAGCTGGCCGAGGCCTTGGCCGCCGCCACGgagaagcagaagaaggcccTGGAGAAGCTGCTGCCCGCCTCCTCCtgaggtgccccccacccccaccccggctgttCCCCCCGGGCCTGGACGGCAGCCATGggctgcctgggccagccccagctgacaGCTGCTGGTTCTGGGGGCCCTCAGGAGCCGCTTTGGGCTGAGCTGTTGATTTCCTCTTTCGTGGGTGGACACTGGGCACCGTGGATGAGAGCTGTGTTTTTATCCAGGACAcctggggcctggctgtgggTGGTCTCTCTGCTGCGGTGTGGGGCACGTGCAGGCCTCGGCCGTGGGCTGGTGGTTCCCATGCTGgtccctgaccctgaccctgaccttgaGTGCTGTGGCTGTGCGGTGCTAAACCTGCTCTCACCTTGGCTTTGAAAACCTGCTTTTCTCCACTCCGCCCAGGATGCAGGCACCTGCCAGGGGATGGACTGGAAGCACAGGCTTCGTGGCAGAGCCAGCGCACAGGAGGCCACCACGGGCAGTCCCCTGCGGCCCACGCCTAGGACTCCCATGGTGCAGTGGGAGTCTCCAGCCAGGCCCAAGGAAGGTGGTGCTGCTGGCTCCACCCCAGAGCTCACGGAGGCCGAGCGTGGGAGAGGCACTTTGCTACAGAAATAAATCCCTGTACCTTGCTCACTCGTGTCCTGGGGACGTGCTTGGCTGCTACAGCGGCTTCTGCCTGCAGTCTAGGTGGGTTCGGGGAGCCCTGTGGGTTTGGGGAGCCAAGGTGCCCGGGATGGAGGAaggagcccccgcccccagcagctaACACTGCGTCACAGGACCAGAACGGAGCCTCTCACCAACgatgttaaatttttattttccaactgATGGGTTTCCTtcaggggccctgggctcccgcATCAGGGCAGACCTCCGTGTGGCGCCTGTGTGGGTGAAGACGCTGActgcccggggcctgcccgctcTGGGCCTTACCGCCAGGTGCTGGTGAGCAGCCCTGTCCTGCCTCGGTCCCGTCCTGCCTCGGGGCCGGCCCGGGCTGCCGCCGCAGGGGCTGCAACCCCATCCTGCCTCTGTCAGCCACTCGGCCGCCTGATCCGCTGGCCCCACTTGTGGCCTGGGCTGTGGCCGCCTGCTGTCTCCTGGCACAACTTCAGGGTGGATTGGTCACCCGACGTCAGATTCTGAGGAGGCAGAGGCCCTGGTGAGAAGGGAGAGGGGTGCCCCATGGGCGAGCAGAtgcgggcctgggcctgggggacaCTCACCGGCCCTCAGGGCTAGGGCTCTCGCCACTTCTTCCCGTTCAGCGCCTGCAGCTTCTCCAGGCTCTGGGTCACGGAGCACAGCACGCGCCCTGAGGATGTGACCAGACGCTGAGTGCTCTGCACCCAGCCTGGGCAGCGGCAGGGAGCAAGgggctctggaggctggggtAAGGTAGCGCTGGGGtctgagcagagccaggcctgacTCCAAAGCATGCAGACCAGCTTCCGGTGGGCACTGCCATGGGCCCAGGGTGGAGGCCGGGCCCCTCAGGAGACTCACCCATCTCGTGGACGCGGTCCTCCAGGACTCCCGCTAGCTCTGGGAGGCTCAGGTCCTGCAGGGACGCTCGCCAGCCTTTTGACCCTGCGGGCAGAAGCCAGGGTGGCCCGAGGTCTGTGtgcccacagccctgcctgtGTCTTGAACCCTGGCAACCAGGAGACCAACTCTGGATATGGACACTCCGGCCCGACGGCCAGTACCTGAGTGACCTTCAGGGCCAAGGCAGGAGTCCTCAAGACTTGAAATGTCACAGTGTGTCTTCCTGCTTGTGGACCAAAGCGCTGACACGGCTGGGGCTTAGcaccagcagggctgggccctgggttGGCCCCCCTGGCCCTCACTGGAGGGATGCAGTCCCTCGGGGACTTCCTCAAGCCTGTGCCCTGCACCAGcaggtgagggaggagggctggggcacaGGCACCTTCTTGGACTCTGGATGCTGTGGTGCCCACGTGGCTGACACGCTCAAAGCTCTGGACAGAACCCAGCCTGGaggctccctgcccaccctcagaccACAGGCCACTGAAGGCTCTGCTTACCCGCAGATgggagggctgggcccagggtggCCGTGCCGGGAGCCTGGTCCTGCTTCACTCGGGCTGACAGCTCAGTTTGACAAGCTCTGCCGACACAAGACCACGTGCCGGTGAGGAGGCCTGCGGCAGCGCCCCAACCCTCCTCCCGAGGGTCAGGCGgggccctggctctgcagccAGCCTCCGTGCACTCAGTGAGCACCCCGGGAAGCTGCACAGCAAGCAGAAGAGAAGCCCGTGTGGACCCCCAACCCTGCCAGGAGGGGGAGCCTGGGTGAAGG
This sequence is a window from Lepus europaeus isolate LE1 chromosome 21, mLepTim1.pri, whole genome shotgun sequence. Protein-coding genes within it:
- the NUDT16L1 gene encoding tudor-interacting repair regulator protein isoform X1, which codes for MSTAAVPELKQISREEAMRLGPGWSHSCHAMLYAANPGQLFGRIPMRFSVLMQMRFDGLLGFPGGFVDRRFWSLEDGLNRVLGLGLGCLRLTEADYLSSHLTEGPHRVVAHLYARQLTLEQLHAVEISAVHSRDHGLEVGPPPGPRPPPWGLALAPRKAPMGAGPCARAPVHSEGPCRRLPQLPEQRVRQHRQVPAALRPQGAQHDAAGEAGRGLGRRHGEAEEGPGEAAARLLLRMQAPARGWTGSTGFVAEPAHRRPPRAVPCGPRLGLPWCSGSLQPGPRKVVLLAPPQSSRRPSVGEALCYRNKSLYLAHSCPGDVLGCYSGFCLQSRWVRGALWVWGAKVPGMEEGAPAPSS
- the NUDT16L1 gene encoding tudor-interacting repair regulator protein isoform X2 — its product is MSTAAVPELKQISREEAMRLGPGWSHSCHAMLYAANPGQLFGRIPMRFSVLMQMRFDGLLGFPGGFVDRRFWSLEDGLNRVLGLGLGCLRLTEADYLSSHLTEGPHRVVAHLYARQLTLEQLHAVEISAVHSRDHGLEVLGLVRVPLYTQKDRVGGFPNFLSNAFVSTAKCQLLFALKVLNMMPQEKLAEALAAATEKQKKALEKLLPASS